A stretch of the Microcella sp. genome encodes the following:
- a CDS encoding YegP family protein codes for MKFEIVKGKSATQPYFWRIVSSNGQTLAVSENYKAKASAKSAVESVMKHAAGATVVDLT; via the coding sequence ATGAAGTTCGAGATCGTCAAAGGCAAGAGCGCGACCCAGCCGTACTTCTGGCGCATCGTGTCGTCGAATGGCCAGACCCTCGCGGTGAGCGAGAACTACAAGGCGAAGGCCTCGGCAAAGAGTGCGGTCGAGTCGGTCATGAAGCACGCGGCCGGAGCCACGGTCGTCGACCTGACCTAG
- the aspS gene encoding aspartate--tRNA(Asn) ligase, with amino-acid sequence MTRTVIAHLAPLPDGPVTVAGWVETVRDQKKVQFVILRDESGAVQLVNPATRDLEDGASAEELAAAALTETIGGLAHGTMVRVTGELKHDERVKLGGIEVKIAALEVVSEALAETPIADDSSLDKRLDWRFLDLRRPEASLIFKVQTTFEHALRTWWVERDFIELHTPKLMASASESRAELFEMEYFETKAYLAQSPQFFKQMAQPAGFGKVFEIAPAFRADPSFTSRHATEFTSIDAEISWIDSHDDVMAMHEQLLAAAFGAVVEKHGAAIEAAFGVELSVPTAPFPRIPLAEARQIVADGGYEIPRADGDLDPEGERRLSAWVKANHGHDFVFVTDYATGIRPFYHMRREGDPSITNSYDLLYNGVEISTGAQREHRIDVLIEQAKEKGLEPEELEFYLDFFRYGVPPHGGFGMGLARVLMLMLGLGSIRETTYLFRGPTRLLP; translated from the coding sequence ATGACTCGCACCGTGATCGCGCACCTCGCCCCCCTGCCCGACGGCCCTGTAACCGTCGCCGGATGGGTCGAGACCGTGCGTGATCAGAAGAAGGTGCAGTTCGTCATTCTGCGCGACGAGTCGGGAGCCGTGCAGCTGGTCAACCCGGCCACGAGAGATCTCGAAGACGGTGCCTCGGCCGAGGAGCTCGCCGCCGCCGCGCTCACCGAGACCATCGGCGGGCTCGCGCACGGCACGATGGTGCGCGTCACGGGCGAGCTCAAGCACGACGAGCGCGTCAAGCTCGGCGGCATCGAGGTGAAGATCGCCGCGCTAGAGGTCGTGAGCGAGGCCCTCGCCGAGACGCCGATCGCCGACGACTCCAGCCTCGACAAGCGGCTCGACTGGCGTTTTCTCGACTTGCGTCGCCCCGAGGCCTCGCTGATCTTCAAAGTTCAGACGACGTTCGAGCACGCCCTGCGCACCTGGTGGGTCGAGCGCGACTTCATCGAGCTGCATACCCCCAAGCTCATGGCGAGCGCGTCAGAGAGTCGCGCCGAGCTGTTCGAGATGGAGTACTTCGAGACGAAGGCTTACCTCGCGCAGAGCCCGCAGTTCTTCAAGCAGATGGCGCAGCCCGCCGGCTTCGGAAAGGTCTTCGAGATCGCTCCGGCCTTCCGCGCCGACCCCTCGTTCACCTCGCGCCACGCGACCGAGTTCACCTCGATCGACGCTGAGATCAGCTGGATCGACTCGCACGACGACGTCATGGCCATGCACGAGCAGCTGCTGGCCGCGGCGTTCGGCGCAGTCGTCGAGAAGCACGGGGCCGCGATCGAGGCAGCGTTCGGCGTCGAGCTGAGCGTGCCGACCGCGCCGTTCCCGCGCATCCCGCTCGCCGAGGCGCGCCAGATCGTGGCCGACGGGGGCTACGAGATTCCGCGCGCCGACGGCGATCTCGACCCCGAGGGCGAGCGCCGACTGAGTGCGTGGGTGAAGGCCAACCACGGTCACGACTTCGTGTTCGTGACCGACTACGCGACCGGAATCCGGCCGTTCTACCACATGCGCCGCGAGGGCGACCCGAGCATCACGAACAGCTACGACCTGCTCTACAACGGCGTCGAGATCTCGACCGGCGCGCAGCGTGAGCACCGCATCGACGTGCTCATCGAGCAGGCGAAAGAGAAGGGACTCGAGCCCGAAGAACTCGAGTTCTACCTCGACTTCTTCCGCTACGGCGTGCCGCCGCACGGCGGTTTCGGTATGGGCCTCGCGCGCGTGCTCATGCTCATGCTGGGCCTCGGCTCGATCCGCGAGACGACCTACCTGTTCCGCGGCCCGACGCGCCTGCTGCCGTAG
- a CDS encoding histidine phosphatase family protein yields MPADLVHLVRHGEVHNPDRVLYGRLPHFGLSDLGHRMAAASVSLLAGHPVTALYASPLQRAQESAAPWAEGFGLDVRTEPRIIEPTNRFEGKRMNGRTLSDPRNWHLLRNPRLPSWGEPFADIAARMLSAMTDARASVDSGEVVMVSHQLPIWMAHRALAGEPLHHDPRKRRCSLSSVTSFTWADGRFTETDYQQPSADLIAESTDLGAV; encoded by the coding sequence ATGCCCGCCGACCTGGTTCACCTCGTGCGCCACGGCGAGGTGCACAACCCCGATCGTGTGCTCTACGGGCGACTGCCGCACTTCGGGCTCAGTGACCTCGGGCACCGCATGGCTGCCGCGTCTGTGTCGCTGCTGGCGGGGCATCCGGTCACCGCGCTCTATGCCAGCCCGCTGCAGCGCGCGCAGGAATCGGCGGCGCCCTGGGCGGAGGGTTTCGGGCTCGACGTGCGCACCGAACCGCGCATCATCGAGCCGACCAACCGCTTCGAGGGCAAGCGCATGAACGGCCGCACTCTCTCTGACCCTCGCAACTGGCACTTGCTGCGCAACCCGCGGCTGCCGAGCTGGGGCGAGCCCTTCGCCGACATCGCAGCACGGATGCTCTCCGCCATGACCGATGCCCGCGCGTCTGTCGACTCGGGTGAGGTGGTCATGGTCAGCCACCAGTTGCCCATCTGGATGGCGCACCGCGCTCTCGCCGGAGAGCCCCTGCATCACGACCCCCGCAAGCGCCGTTGCTCGCTCTCGAGCGTCACGAGCTTCACCTGGGCCGACGGCCGCTTCACTGAGACCGACTATCAGCAGCCGAGTGCAGACTTGATCGCAGAGTCGACCGACCTGGGAGCAGTGTGA
- a CDS encoding TlpA family protein disulfide reductase, which produces MRRASALALAAAVIVLAGCTSSDPLAQQYRDGTGQGYISGDGAYTVIAAADRGEPVEFAGLIENGDSVSSDDYLGDVLVVNFWYAGCPPCRLEAADLEELSQRFAADGVSFLGVNIYDQAPTALSFANEFGVTYPSILDVNDGSVRLAFAGQVAPNAVPTTLVLDQQGRVAARISGLLTEPSVLRSMITDVLAEAQ; this is translated from the coding sequence GTGCGCCGCGCGAGCGCCCTCGCCCTCGCCGCGGCCGTGATCGTTCTCGCCGGCTGCACCTCGAGCGATCCGCTCGCGCAGCAGTATCGCGACGGCACCGGCCAGGGCTACATCTCGGGCGACGGCGCCTACACCGTCATCGCCGCGGCCGACCGGGGTGAGCCCGTCGAGTTCGCGGGGCTCATCGAGAACGGCGACTCGGTCTCGAGCGACGACTATCTCGGCGACGTGCTCGTCGTGAACTTCTGGTACGCCGGATGCCCTCCGTGCCGCCTCGAAGCCGCCGACCTCGAAGAGCTCTCGCAGCGGTTCGCCGCCGACGGCGTTAGCTTTCTCGGAGTCAACATCTACGACCAGGCGCCGACCGCCCTGTCATTCGCCAACGAGTTCGGCGTGACCTACCCCTCGATCCTCGACGTCAATGACGGGTCTGTGCGCCTCGCCTTCGCGGGCCAGGTCGCACCCAACGCCGTGCCGACGACTCTCGTGCTCGACCAGCAGGGCAGGGTTGCCGCGCGCATCTCGGGGCTGCTCACAGAGCCGAGCGTGTTGCGGTCGATGATCACCGACGTGCTCGCCGAAGCGCAGTGA